One genomic segment of Salinigranum rubrum includes these proteins:
- a CDS encoding hybrid sensor histidine kinase/response regulator, translating into MQSIGGDIHVLHVDDEPDFAALAGAFVEREDDRFTVESATSAEAGLERLADGHFDCVVSDYDMPGTNGLEFLEAVRATYPDLPFILFTGKGSEEIASRAISAGVTDYLQKEHGTDQYTILANRIRNAVEGARAERERRRMRERMELALEETESVIFEMDFETGTVSRHGAVESFFELDPERISTKREYFERFVHPDDRARIRASYERLRTSDQDHAVIEYRTNPDLGSVRWLQDHMYVTSDDSGTRVLGLARDITERKQRERELEQYEAYLQNSTDIVTVLDDSGTIKYGSPSITRILGYEPGELIGEHAFDYVHPDDVDRALEAFRELVTEPGATLTAEFRFRTAADEWCWLEVRGTNQLDNPAIEGVVVNNRDITERKTREQELQLKERRYQAVFNDPNILVGLLDTDGTVRDINRTAMEYVDATSEELIGIPFWETPWFEHSDAVQDDIRTWIDRAANGEYVEFDLDLVRPDGEPYTVEGVFRPVLNDVGEVVSLIVSDREVTERKERERDLERIWEFFTEAERLGSLGAWEFDADDNVVWTDGTRRIHEVDDSFDPTLEKGLSFFHPDDRESVERAVTSALERGESYDLEARLLTAQDNERWVRIHGKPMEDSDTSSVVRGYIQDITDQKRREQELDRAKSQLEAAVEAGEVATWEWHVPENELVAGPEFARKFGVDPDEARDGVSLDRFLRSIHEEDRDRIERRIQAVLDECGSYEEEYRVWNAAGELRWVVARGHVACDDDGTPLRFPGVLSDITERKETERELKRKNERLDEFTSIVSHDLRSPLAVAEGNLELARRECDSERLASIRRAHERMRTLIDDLLTLARQGESLHDVSAVDLAGFVDTCWRTVETGTATLSVDIDRTIRADESRLRQLFENLFRNAVVHGGADVTITVGEMDGGFFVEDDGRGIPDDLREEVFDAGFSTETGGTGFGLSIVEQVAVAHGWEVSVTEGSLGGARFEITGVAFVED; encoded by the coding sequence ATGCAATCTATCGGTGGGGATATCCACGTTCTTCACGTCGACGACGAACCGGACTTCGCAGCGTTGGCGGGAGCCTTCGTCGAGCGAGAGGACGACCGGTTCACCGTCGAGTCCGCGACAAGTGCTGAAGCGGGGCTCGAAAGACTTGCCGACGGGCACTTCGACTGCGTCGTCTCCGATTACGACATGCCGGGAACGAACGGGCTCGAGTTCCTCGAAGCCGTCCGCGCTACGTATCCTGACCTCCCGTTCATCCTCTTCACCGGCAAGGGGAGCGAGGAGATCGCGAGTCGCGCGATCTCTGCCGGCGTGACCGACTACCTCCAGAAGGAACACGGTACCGACCAGTACACGATCCTGGCGAACCGGATTCGGAACGCCGTGGAGGGAGCGCGTGCGGAGCGTGAGCGCAGGCGGATGCGCGAGCGGATGGAACTCGCTCTCGAAGAGACCGAGTCGGTGATCTTCGAGATGGACTTCGAGACGGGTACGGTATCACGACACGGTGCGGTCGAATCGTTTTTCGAGCTGGATCCCGAGCGCATCTCGACCAAGCGGGAGTACTTCGAACGGTTCGTGCATCCGGACGACCGTGCACGGATTCGAGCGTCTTACGAGCGACTCCGAACGAGCGACCAGGACCACGCCGTCATCGAATATCGAACGAACCCGGACCTCGGGAGCGTGCGCTGGTTGCAAGACCATATGTACGTCACCTCGGATGACAGCGGCACCCGCGTGCTCGGGTTAGCCAGAGACATCACCGAGCGGAAGCAACGGGAACGCGAGTTAGAGCAGTACGAGGCCTACCTGCAGAACTCGACGGATATCGTCACCGTCCTCGACGACTCCGGGACGATCAAGTACGGGAGTCCGTCGATCACGCGGATACTCGGCTACGAACCGGGGGAACTGATCGGCGAACACGCGTTCGACTACGTCCATCCCGACGACGTCGATCGGGCTCTCGAGGCGTTTCGTGAGCTCGTTACCGAACCCGGAGCGACGCTTACCGCCGAATTCCGCTTCCGCACCGCTGCCGACGAGTGGTGCTGGCTCGAGGTTCGCGGGACGAATCAGCTCGACAATCCCGCAATCGAGGGTGTCGTGGTCAACAACCGTGACATCACCGAGCGTAAGACGCGCGAACAGGAACTCCAGCTGAAGGAACGGCGGTATCAGGCGGTTTTCAACGACCCGAACATCCTGGTCGGGTTACTCGATACCGACGGCACCGTCCGTGACATCAACCGGACGGCGATGGAGTACGTCGACGCGACGTCGGAGGAACTGATCGGAATCCCGTTCTGGGAGACGCCGTGGTTCGAGCATTCGGACGCGGTGCAGGATGACATCCGGACGTGGATCGATCGAGCAGCCAACGGTGAGTACGTCGAGTTCGACCTCGACCTCGTGCGACCGGATGGTGAACCGTACACTGTCGAGGGCGTCTTTCGACCAGTCCTCAACGACGTCGGCGAGGTCGTTTCACTCATCGTTTCCGACCGGGAGGTCACCGAACGCAAGGAGCGCGAACGCGACCTCGAACGGATCTGGGAGTTCTTCACCGAGGCCGAACGGCTCGGGAGTCTCGGCGCGTGGGAGTTCGATGCCGACGACAACGTCGTGTGGACAGACGGCACTCGTCGGATCCACGAGGTGGATGACTCGTTCGACCCTACCCTCGAGAAGGGGCTCTCGTTCTTCCACCCGGACGACCGTGAATCGGTCGAGCGAGCCGTCACCAGCGCGCTCGAGCGCGGCGAGAGCTACGACCTCGAAGCGCGACTGCTCACCGCCCAGGACAACGAGCGGTGGGTTCGAATCCACGGCAAGCCGATGGAAGATAGCGACACTTCGTCAGTGGTGCGCGGCTACATCCAGGACATCACCGACCAGAAACGGCGGGAGCAAGAACTGGACAGAGCGAAGTCACAGTTGGAGGCCGCGGTCGAAGCCGGTGAGGTCGCGACATGGGAATGGCATGTGCCAGAAAACGAGTTAGTCGCCGGTCCAGAATTCGCCAGGAAGTTCGGTGTCGATCCCGACGAAGCCCGTGACGGTGTCTCGCTCGACCGTTTCCTTCGATCGATCCACGAGGAAGACCGCGACCGCATCGAACGACGGATACAGGCGGTGCTCGACGAATGTGGCTCCTACGAGGAGGAGTATCGTGTGTGGAACGCTGCTGGTGAACTCCGCTGGGTCGTCGCCCGTGGACACGTCGCGTGTGACGACGACGGGACGCCGCTCAGGTTCCCCGGTGTCTTATCGGACATCACGGAGCGAAAGGAGACCGAGCGCGAATTGAAGCGGAAGAACGAACGACTCGACGAGTTCACGAGTATCGTGAGCCACGACCTTCGAAGCCCGCTGGCTGTGGCCGAGGGGAACCTCGAACTGGCTCGCCGGGAGTGTGACAGCGAGCGACTCGCCAGCATCCGCCGGGCGCACGAACGGATGCGAACGCTCATCGATGATCTCCTCACGCTGGCACGACAAGGCGAGAGTCTCCACGACGTGTCCGCTGTCGACCTCGCGGGGTTCGTGGACACCTGCTGGCGCACTGTCGAGACGGGCACAGCGACACTCTCGGTCGATATCGACCGAACCATCCGTGCGGACGAAAGCCGACTCCGACAGCTGTTCGAGAACCTCTTCAGAAACGCTGTCGTACACGGCGGTGCGGACGTGACGATCACCGTCGGTGAAATGGACGGCGGGTTCTTCGTCGAGGACGACGGTCGCGGCATTCCCGACGACCTGCGCGAAGAGGTCTTCGACGCCGGCTTTTCGACCGAAACGGGCGGGACCGGGTTTGGGCTCTCCATCGTCGAACAGGTGGCTGTCGCACACGGCTGGGAGGTCTCTGTGACGGAGGGTTCTCTGGGCGGCGCACGATTCGAAATCACTGGTGTCGCGTTCGTTGAGGACTAG
- a CDS encoding FtsX-like permease family protein encodes MTANSNDDETSLRLIVQNYGLAPIDEQVTVQFGDDTSDLDLDLQPGQTRGVSLTFPPREPGEYDLRVAGYSQSVQVGSGGNNALTVDLPAELPPGSEPQVTVVRGSQPVANATVQLQGREGTWTTNDEGVVRVPFPEGGSYTVVATRGEERARADVRVVEGAERRFTASIRVQPSTPSIATRPTAVATLKNPWEQPVTQTVTLVQGENAAERDLTLQPGASAEHRLQLPPRAAGSYTVMLLQSGRNTSATTFEVQGDERLAAALASSGRQSSGGGIAQAITIVFGNIRVLVAAMVALVGLMTVGATTASFARSIHAARDEVGVRRAVGASPGGIYRLVIGDVLRVGGASAVLAVGIASALVWLLLSLGELRLFGIVLRPTFSPTLLLAAGGCALALALLSAIVAAFSLVSAAPATLLAPVSREAPKRPDRPGMTQSEVGSDD; translated from the coding sequence GTGACGGCGAACTCGAACGACGACGAGACGTCGCTCCGGCTCATCGTCCAGAACTACGGCCTCGCGCCCATCGACGAGCAAGTCACCGTACAGTTCGGCGACGACACTAGCGACCTCGACCTCGACCTTCAGCCCGGACAGACACGCGGGGTTTCGCTCACCTTCCCGCCGCGAGAGCCCGGTGAGTACGACCTCCGCGTGGCCGGCTACAGTCAGTCGGTGCAGGTCGGTTCGGGCGGGAACAACGCGCTGACCGTCGACCTCCCGGCCGAACTCCCCCCGGGGTCGGAGCCGCAGGTGACCGTCGTGCGCGGCAGCCAACCGGTCGCCAACGCGACGGTGCAGCTTCAGGGGCGCGAGGGGACGTGGACGACGAACGACGAGGGCGTCGTCCGCGTTCCGTTCCCCGAGGGGGGGAGCTACACGGTCGTGGCGACCCGTGGCGAGGAACGGGCACGCGCAGATGTCCGGGTGGTCGAGGGAGCCGAACGTCGGTTCACCGCGAGCATCCGCGTCCAGCCCTCGACGCCCTCCATCGCGACGCGCCCCACCGCCGTCGCCACGCTCAAGAACCCCTGGGAGCAACCAGTCACGCAGACTGTGACGCTCGTCCAGGGCGAGAACGCCGCCGAACGCGACCTGACCCTCCAGCCCGGCGCGAGCGCGGAGCACCGCCTCCAGCTCCCCCCGCGTGCGGCCGGCAGCTACACCGTGATGCTCTTGCAGAGCGGGCGGAACACCTCCGCGACGACGTTCGAGGTCCAGGGTGACGAACGGCTGGCCGCGGCGCTCGCCAGCAGCGGCCGGCAATCGAGCGGTGGGGGAATCGCTCAGGCGATCACCATCGTCTTCGGAAACATCCGGGTGCTGGTCGCGGCGATGGTCGCGCTCGTGGGCCTCATGACCGTCGGCGCGACGACGGCCTCGTTCGCCCGGAGTATCCACGCTGCCCGCGACGAGGTGGGCGTCCGCCGCGCCGTCGGTGCCTCGCCCGGAGGCATCTACCGACTCGTCATCGGCGACGTGCTCCGCGTGGGCGGTGCGAGCGCCGTCCTCGCCGTCGGTATCGCCAGCGCCCTCGTCTGGCTCCTGCTCTCGCTCGGCGAACTCCGCCTCTTCGGCATCGTCCTCCGCCCGACGTTCTCGCCGACGCTCCTGCTCGCCGCGGGCGGCTGTGCGCTCGCCCTTGCACTCCTCAGCGCCATCGTCGCCGCGTTCTCGCTCGTCTCCGCCGCTCCGGCGACGCTGCTCGCGCCGGTCTCCCGGGAGGCACCCAAGCGCCCAGATCGTCCGGGGATGACCCAGTCGGAGGTGGGGAGCGATGACTGA
- a CDS encoding FtsX-like permease family protein: MGYRQALALRWSRRDRLAVLVIAVTIAFLTGVTLLGLAMAGQTTAIAADFDSPGTVESFDSVADARAAAGSGEYVLPVTSVSLDGERRTVIGIPAPPPEVSIREQTVALPTGSDGVLAATTQQQTVQGSVETASGTQQITLAPRPSGDVVPDGWYVTTAATVESLGPTGAFVLSPDSPGLVPSGEAVPLLSVLAFFVLGTRQLVDLLLLTSLAGGVLVAVTTFSVTRVVVEDRRETISVVRSTGASPLSVYAIFGVRALLLTGIGVALGYALGLVLVRSVVNAAVFVGAPTSLSVSVSAEAVRLLAPTSAFVVLLGGLAGVVAARPAVRPPPATVARPSTTLPTRGGSLSEVRRRLRPTLLSWDALVPSTATLSVFVLFVLLIAASGGALASLTPDDQQTITEADASHPIESKVPVSYAETLQQQGIAASPEILLFEVSRGEPFLVRAVEYDSYASVSNPQLVRGRTPQTADEAVIGADLARTLNVGVGDTLTLGGSTRPAFTRVELVGVFTGEGVEDDQLLVSLETGSASQPPERARSTSSEPSRSRPMRAADRPFRYSV; this comes from the coding sequence ATGGGGTATCGCCAGGCACTCGCCCTCCGCTGGTCGCGCCGCGACCGTCTCGCCGTCCTCGTCATCGCCGTCACCATCGCGTTCCTGACGGGGGTGACGCTCCTCGGGTTAGCGATGGCCGGGCAGACGACCGCCATCGCCGCCGACTTCGACTCCCCGGGGACCGTCGAGTCGTTCGACTCGGTCGCTGACGCGCGGGCCGCGGCCGGGAGCGGCGAGTACGTCCTCCCCGTCACTTCGGTCTCGCTCGACGGCGAACGGCGGACCGTCATCGGGATTCCCGCGCCGCCGCCCGAGGTGAGCATCCGCGAGCAGACCGTCGCCCTGCCGACGGGGAGCGACGGCGTGCTCGCGGCGACGACACAGCAGCAAACGGTACAGGGGTCGGTCGAGACGGCGTCCGGCACGCAGCAGATCACGCTCGCGCCGCGGCCGTCAGGGGACGTGGTCCCGGACGGGTGGTACGTGACGACTGCCGCGACGGTCGAATCGCTCGGCCCGACGGGGGCGTTCGTCCTCTCACCCGACAGTCCGGGGCTCGTCCCCTCGGGTGAGGCGGTGCCGCTCCTCTCCGTCCTCGCCTTTTTCGTCCTCGGGACGCGCCAACTGGTCGACCTCCTCCTCCTGACGAGCCTCGCGGGCGGCGTCCTCGTCGCGGTGACGACGTTCAGCGTCACCCGCGTCGTCGTCGAGGACCGCCGCGAGACCATCTCCGTCGTGCGGTCGACCGGGGCGTCGCCCCTCTCGGTCTACGCCATCTTCGGCGTCCGTGCCCTCTTGCTCACCGGAATCGGTGTCGCGCTCGGCTACGCGCTCGGCCTCGTACTCGTCCGGAGCGTGGTCAACGCCGCCGTCTTCGTCGGGGCACCGACCTCCCTCTCCGTCTCGGTCTCCGCGGAGGCGGTTCGACTGCTCGCCCCGACGAGCGCGTTCGTGGTTCTCCTCGGGGGACTCGCGGGCGTCGTCGCCGCTCGCCCGGCCGTCCGACCGCCGCCAGCGACTGTCGCGCGCCCCTCGACCACGCTACCGACGAGAGGTGGCTCCCTCAGCGAGGTCCGCCGACGGCTCCGGCCCACGCTCTTGAGTTGGGACGCGCTCGTCCCCTCGACGGCGACGCTCTCGGTGTTCGTCCTGTTCGTCCTCCTCATCGCGGCGTCGGGCGGCGCGCTCGCGTCTCTCACTCCCGACGACCAACAGACCATCACCGAGGCGGACGCCTCTCACCCCATCGAGAGCAAGGTCCCGGTCTCGTACGCCGAAACGCTCCAGCAGCAGGGCATCGCCGCGAGCCCCGAGATACTGCTCTTCGAGGTCTCCCGTGGCGAGCCGTTCCTCGTTCGCGCCGTCGAGTACGACTCGTACGCGTCCGTCTCGAACCCCCAACTGGTTCGGGGCCGCACGCCACAGACCGCCGACGAGGCCGTCATCGGTGCGGACCTCGCCCGGACGCTGAACGTCGGCGTCGGCGACACGCTCACGCTCGGGGGCAGCACCAGACCGGCGTTCACGCGCGTCGAACTCGTCGGCGTGTTCACCGGCGAGGGCGTCGAGGACGACCAGCTCCTCGTCTCGCTCGAAACGGGGAGCGCCTCACAGCCACCCGAGAGGGCGAGGTCAACTTCATCCGAACCGAGCCGATCGAGGCCGATGCGGGCGGCGGACCGACCCTTTCGATACTCGGTGTGA
- a CDS encoding ubiquitin-like small modifier protein 1 yields MELTVYGPLRSATGEKTVQVDSEGETVRDVLEAFVDAYPRAGAHLTDDEGALRPSVRVLVGERKVDLDESVADADSMQLFPAMRGG; encoded by the coding sequence ATGGAACTCACCGTCTACGGCCCGCTCCGCTCTGCGACCGGCGAGAAGACGGTACAGGTCGACTCCGAGGGCGAGACGGTCCGCGACGTGCTCGAGGCCTTCGTCGACGCGTACCCGCGCGCCGGAGCGCATCTCACCGACGACGAGGGAGCCCTGCGGCCGAGCGTCCGCGTACTGGTCGGCGAGCGGAAGGTCGACCTCGATGAGTCCGTCGCCGACGCGGACTCGATGCAACTGTTCCCGGCGATGCGTGGTGGCTGA
- a CDS encoding acetamidase/formamidase family protein, with the protein MSQQIADVLDVDEFTLGLVGPDQEWAGTVRDGGTVKTHTPAGCWGPMITPEFRGGHEVTRPIYVENAEPGDALVVRIKDVEVTSIATSTGSMAEREGAFGDDPFVDHKCPECGTPWPETVVEGTGEESIRCAECGANASSFGFEYGYTVVFDDDRTVGITVGSEGAHDLAERADEAMALPENSRQHPILLYEPDEMPGTLGRLQPFIGNIGTTPTVELPDSHNAGDFGQFLIGASHDWGLPDEEALEARTDGHLDSNDVRPGATLICPVRVEGAGLYVGDLHANQGDGELSLHTTDVSGRTELEVEVIKGLDLPGPLLLPNEEDLPHIAKPYTDEERAAGEDLAAAYGVDHLHDAGPIQFIGSGATVNDATQNAFDRACELFGLSEGEVRSRCTFTGGVEIARLPGVVQLSMLAPMELLEAAGLAETVKAQYDL; encoded by the coding sequence ATGTCTCAACAGATAGCAGACGTCCTCGACGTAGACGAGTTCACGCTGGGCCTCGTCGGTCCCGACCAGGAGTGGGCTGGGACCGTCCGCGACGGCGGAACGGTCAAAACGCACACGCCCGCGGGGTGTTGGGGGCCGATGATCACCCCCGAGTTCCGCGGCGGCCACGAAGTGACCCGGCCCATCTACGTCGAGAACGCCGAACCCGGCGACGCACTCGTCGTCCGCATCAAGGACGTCGAGGTGACGAGCATCGCGACCAGTACCGGGAGCATGGCCGAACGCGAGGGAGCCTTCGGCGACGACCCCTTCGTCGACCACAAGTGTCCGGAGTGTGGGACGCCGTGGCCCGAGACGGTCGTCGAGGGGACGGGCGAGGAGTCGATCCGCTGTGCGGAGTGTGGGGCGAACGCCTCCTCGTTCGGCTTCGAGTACGGCTACACCGTGGTTTTCGACGACGACCGGACCGTCGGTATCACCGTCGGTTCCGAGGGCGCACACGACCTGGCCGAACGGGCAGACGAGGCGATGGCGCTCCCGGAGAACTCGCGACAGCACCCCATCCTCCTGTACGAACCCGACGAGATGCCCGGGACGCTCGGCCGCCTCCAGCCCTTTATCGGCAACATCGGGACGACGCCGACTGTCGAACTCCCCGATTCGCACAACGCGGGCGACTTCGGGCAGTTCCTCATCGGTGCGAGCCACGACTGGGGACTCCCCGACGAGGAGGCACTGGAAGCGCGGACGGACGGCCACCTGGACTCGAACGACGTCCGCCCCGGCGCGACGCTCATCTGTCCCGTCCGCGTCGAGGGTGCCGGCCTCTACGTCGGCGACCTCCACGCGAACCAGGGCGACGGCGAACTCTCGCTGCACACGACCGACGTCAGCGGGCGGACGGAACTCGAAGTCGAGGTCATCAAGGGCCTCGACCTGCCGGGTCCGTTGCTCCTCCCGAACGAGGAGGACCTCCCGCACATCGCGAAGCCGTACACCGACGAGGAGCGGGCGGCCGGCGAGGACCTCGCGGCCGCCTACGGCGTCGACCACCTCCACGACGCCGGGCCCATCCAGTTCATCGGGTCTGGCGCGACGGTCAACGACGCGACGCAGAACGCCTTCGACCGCGCCTGTGAACTGTTCGGTCTCTCCGAAGGAGAGGTCCGCTCGCGGTGTACGTTCACCGGTGGTGTCGAAATCGCTCGACTCCCGGGCGTCGTCCAGTTGTCGATGCTCGCCCCGATGGAGTTGCTCGAAGCGGCCGGACTCGCCGAGACGGTGAAGGCACAGTACGACCTCTGA
- a CDS encoding zinc metalloprotease, whose translation MNLDILPIGDVSSNDLDVIASALRDHYRVDVSIHAPYSLADLPEGTYSASRDRYNGNELAALAGANGDGELNLVVTSADLFAAETEHISEKTFVFGCSFLEGNGAVMSTHRLKPQGVRSLLSRGSNELVTNRLRVQAVKHVGHMIGLDGCTDATCVLAQSTDLDALDEREPRFCRSCSRSTTRFDVVR comes from the coding sequence GTGAATCTCGACATCCTCCCGATCGGAGACGTTTCCTCGAACGACCTGGATGTGATTGCGAGCGCGCTTCGTGACCATTACCGGGTCGATGTCTCCATCCACGCACCCTACTCGTTGGCTGATCTGCCGGAGGGGACGTACTCCGCCAGCCGTGACCGGTACAACGGTAACGAACTCGCGGCACTCGCAGGCGCCAACGGCGACGGTGAGCTCAACCTCGTCGTCACGTCGGCGGACCTGTTTGCCGCCGAAACGGAACACATCTCGGAGAAGACGTTCGTCTTCGGCTGTTCGTTTCTGGAGGGTAACGGGGCGGTGATGTCGACTCACCGGTTGAAGCCACAGGGGGTTCGGTCGCTCCTCTCGCGCGGTTCGAACGAACTGGTTACGAACCGGTTGCGAGTACAGGCGGTCAAGCACGTCGGACACATGATCGGACTGGACGGCTGTACCGACGCCACCTGCGTCCTGGCTCAGTCGACCGACCTCGACGCGCTCGACGAACGGGAGCCACGGTTCTGTCGGTCGTGTTCGCGGTCTACCACGCGGTTCGACGTGGTTCGCTGA
- a CDS encoding DUF1616 domain-containing protein: protein MDDDVRWGLLAPPWLRRVPADLAAVVVLTLLTVAAVFLPVVRETPLRVVLGLPFVLFVPGYALVAALFPERGAEPIEDDETDEVDSSGITGLERVALSFGVSIAVVPLVGLVLNFTPFGIRLVPIVVSLTALVLALTAVATRRRLALSADERFSVPWREWIRAGKTELLEPETRTDGALNVLLVVSLVLAVSSVGYAVAVPKQGESFTEFYLLTENDEGELVADGYPTEFVAGQSQSLVVGVGNQEHRQQAYTVVVELHDVEVENNSTRVLDRERLRTFDLQIEHNETWQQPHSVAPETTGERLRLTYMLYQGSPPATPTTENAYRELHLWVNVTAQ, encoded by the coding sequence ATGGATGACGACGTCCGGTGGGGCCTCCTGGCGCCGCCGTGGCTTCGCCGCGTTCCCGCAGACCTCGCAGCGGTCGTCGTACTCACGCTCCTGACGGTCGCTGCGGTGTTCCTCCCCGTCGTCCGCGAGACGCCGCTCCGCGTCGTCCTCGGGTTGCCGTTCGTCCTGTTCGTCCCGGGCTACGCGCTCGTCGCGGCGCTGTTCCCCGAGCGGGGCGCCGAACCCATCGAGGACGACGAGACCGACGAAGTCGACAGCTCCGGTATCACGGGGCTCGAACGCGTCGCGCTCTCGTTCGGCGTCTCCATCGCGGTCGTACCGCTCGTCGGTCTCGTCCTCAACTTCACGCCGTTCGGCATCCGCCTCGTCCCCATCGTGGTCTCGCTCACCGCGCTCGTGCTGGCGCTCACCGCCGTCGCCACCCGTCGGCGACTGGCGCTCTCGGCCGACGAGCGATTTTCGGTTCCGTGGCGCGAGTGGATTCGAGCCGGCAAGACGGAACTGCTCGAACCCGAGACGCGGACGGACGGCGCGCTCAACGTCCTGCTCGTCGTCTCGCTCGTGTTGGCCGTCAGCAGCGTCGGCTACGCCGTGGCCGTCCCCAAGCAGGGCGAGTCGTTCACCGAGTTCTACCTCCTCACCGAGAACGACGAGGGCGAACTCGTCGCCGACGGCTACCCGACCGAGTTCGTCGCCGGCCAGTCACAGTCGCTCGTCGTCGGGGTCGGCAACCAAGAACACCGACAGCAGGCGTACACGGTCGTCGTCGAACTCCACGACGTGGAGGTGGAGAACAACTCCACGCGCGTCCTCGACCGGGAACGCCTGCGGACGTTCGACCTCCAGATCGAACACAACGAGACCTGGCAGCAACCCCACTCCGTGGCCCCGGAGACGACGGGCGAGCGACTCCGCCTGACCTACATGCTGTACCAGGGGAGTCCTCCCGCGACGCCGACGACCGAGAACGCCTACCGAGAACTCCACCTGTGGGTGAACGTGACGGCGCAGTAG
- a CDS encoding HalOD1 output domain-containing protein → MRTTVDCVSVESLAAAVSTVVADVESCESLDLPPLNESIDTDALQSFCETESLRTDGVGGTVSFAYSDSVVRVATGDPVRVSAAPATDETTARDVVARDTDLLDSEHASQTDS, encoded by the coding sequence ATGAGGACGACGGTCGATTGTGTCTCGGTCGAGTCGCTTGCCGCCGCGGTCTCCACGGTGGTCGCGGATGTAGAGTCGTGTGAGTCTCTGGACCTTCCCCCGTTGAACGAGTCCATCGACACCGACGCGTTACAGTCGTTCTGTGAGACCGAATCCCTCCGAACCGACGGTGTGGGCGGCACGGTTTCGTTCGCCTACTCGGACTCCGTCGTCCGTGTCGCCACGGGAGACCCGGTCCGCGTTAGCGCCGCTCCAGCGACGGACGAGACGACCGCGCGGGACGTCGTCGCTCGGGACACCGACCTCCTCGACTCCGAGCACGCATCCCAGACAGACTCCTGA
- a CDS encoding metal-dependent hydrolase, protein MLPWAHAAFGYLLYHVYTTRANSRPAGFAALALVFGTQFPDLVDKPLAWTFGVLPSGRSLGHSVFALLLVCGVLYVLFDESHHRTLLAFALGFASHLVADGVYPAFEGEFAQFGYLFWPLTSAPLSDEGMSFVEFFTTLEPSGWVLFGLGLTAVGLVVWARDGYPGVRDVLLPLVFGREDEVRV, encoded by the coding sequence ATGCTCCCCTGGGCTCACGCGGCGTTCGGGTATCTCCTCTATCACGTCTACACCACGCGAGCGAACTCGCGGCCGGCCGGGTTCGCGGCGCTCGCACTCGTGTTCGGCACGCAGTTCCCGGACCTCGTCGACAAGCCGCTCGCGTGGACGTTCGGCGTCCTCCCCTCCGGGCGGAGTCTCGGTCACTCCGTGTTCGCGCTCCTCCTCGTCTGTGGCGTGTTGTACGTCCTCTTCGACGAGAGCCACCATCGAACACTGCTCGCGTTCGCGCTCGGGTTCGCTTCACACCTCGTCGCCGACGGAGTCTACCCCGCGTTCGAGGGAGAGTTCGCTCAGTTCGGCTACCTCTTCTGGCCGCTCACGTCCGCGCCGCTGAGCGACGAGGGCATGAGCTTCGTCGAGTTCTTCACCACGCTCGAACCGTCGGGCTGGGTGCTCTTCGGCCTCGGCCTCACCGCCGTCGGCCTCGTCGTCTGGGCCCGCGACGGCTACCCCGGTGTCCGCGACGTGCTCCTCCCCCTGGTGTTCGGGCGCGAGGACGAAGTGCGAGTCTAG